From a region of the Calonectris borealis chromosome 2, bCalBor7.hap1.2, whole genome shotgun sequence genome:
- the MTPAP gene encoding LOW QUALITY PROTEIN: poly(A) RNA polymerase, mitochondrial (The sequence of the model RefSeq protein was modified relative to this genomic sequence to represent the inferred CDS: inserted 1 base in 1 codon) — MAHRAGGRALTLLRGRLHLPGPAAAAGGCAGRGQARLGSSGAAVQRAPQAAGAEEAGEDAEVNIRKKTFTEVQTERLEQAERTVLIKCPPKLNEKKLLQYLSSHGNINSHFFFENRGIHALIEFSEKDSIASLQDAIGIPSAAEHHVVPFKSRLFTFTLKNPASQAAEETPVHLSPQSHIPVKELIQKLCHADNISSQMYILLNEYQLTEENIKLRFLACSLVRDFAHAYFPDSTVKPFGSSVNTFGKLGCDVDMFLDFHDTRKHATKMKKGPFEMEYQMKRLPSERLATQRILSVIGDCLDNFGPGCVSVQKILNARCPLVKFSHQPTGFQCDLSVSNSIAIKSSELLYIYGCLDSRVRALVFTVRCWARVHGLTNSVPGTWITNFSLTMMIMFFLQKRSPPIIPTLDQLKELADKKDKHVIGGYDCSFVSDLSKIKPTENTETLDVLLGDFFEYFGNFDFRKNSINLRKGKEVNKPESSPLYIWNPFEQDLNISKNVNQPQLEKFVAMARESAWILQKEDNAQRMINKEPWGLAALLIPFGKSNPSKMKNRMKGMGSETIRSLLDSLKLNNANSXTKSSGKVTFSTETQ; from the exons ATGGCGCaccgcgcgggcgggcgggcgctgacCCTGCTGCGGGGCCGCCTGCacctccccggcccggcggcggcggccggcggctgcGCGGGCCGCGGACAGGCCCGCCTCGGCTCCTCCGGCGCCGCGGTGCAGAGGGCGCCGCAGGCAGCCGGCGCCGAGGAGGCGGGTGAAG ATGCTGAAGTCAATATTAGAAAGAAGACATTCACTGAGGTTCAAACAGAACGATTGGAGCAAGCAGAACGGACTGTTTTAATTAAGTGCCCACCAAAACTTAacgaaaaaaaattactgcagtaTTTATCCAGTCATGGAAACATTAACAGTCACTTCTTTTTTGAAAATCGT GGTATCCATGCTTTAATAGAATTTTCTGAAAAGGACAGTATAGCCTCATTGCAGGATGCTATTGGAATCCCAAGTGCTGCGGAGCATCATGTTGTCCCATTTAAATCTAGACTTTTTACTTTCACGCTGAAAAACCCAGCGAGTCAAGCTGCTGAAGAGACACCAGTTCACCTCTCTCCTCAGTCTCACATTCCAGTGAAAGAGCTTATTCAAAAGCTTTGTCATGCAGACAAT ATAAGCAGTCAGATGTACATTCTACTGAATGAGTATCAGCttacagaagaaaatatcaaGCTCCGATTTCTGGCCTGTTCTCTGGTTCGGGATTTCGCACATGCGTATTTTCCAGACAGCACGGTAAAGCCATTTGGCTCTTCAGTCAACACCTTTGGCAAATTGGGTTGTGATGTGGACATGTTTCTGGACTTCCATGATACACGAAAGCATGCTACAAAAATG AAAAAAGGTCCCTTTGAAATGGAATATCAGATGAAAAGATTACCATCTGAAAGATTAGCAACTCAGAGAATTCTTTCTGTGATTGGTGATTGCCTTGATAATTTTGGTCCTGGATGTGTGAGTGTACAGAAGATCCTCAATGCTCGCTGCCCACTGGTGAAATTTTCCCATCAACCGACAGGATTCCAGTGTGATCTGTCAGTGAGCAACAG cattGCTATAAAAAGTTCAGAACTCTTGTATATCTATGGCTGTCTTGATTCCCGTGTAAGAGCGCTAGTGTTCACTGTACGATGTTGGGCCCGTGTTCATGGACTTACAAATAGTGTTCCTGGTACCTGGATTACAAACTTCTCTCTAACCATGATGATCATGTTTTTTCTGCAAAAGAGATCACCACCTATCATTCCAACACTAGACCAACTTAAAGAACTGGCAG ATAAAAAAGACAAGCATGTAATTGGAGGATATGATTGCTCATTTGTTAGTGATTTAAGCAAGATTAAacctacagaaaatacagaaacactTG atGTATTGTTGGGTGACttttttgaatattttggaaacttTGATTTCAGAAAGAATTCCATAAATCTTCGAAAG GGAAAGGAAGTAAATAAACCTGAGTCGTCTCCTCTTTATATCTGGAATCCCTTTGAACAAGACCTTAATATCAGCAAGAATGTTAATCAGCCACAGCTGGAGAAATTTGTAGCTATGGCCAGAGAAAGTGCCTGGATTTTACAGAAAGAAGATAATGCTCAGCGAATGATCAATAAAGAACCTTGGGGACTGGCAGCCCTACTGATACCATTTGGAAAAAGTAATCCCAGCAAGATGAAGAATAGGATGAAAGGAATGGGAAGTGAAACAATCAGAAGCCTCTTGGATTCTTTAAAGTTAAATAATGCAAACA CTACAAAAAGCAGTGGGAAAGTGACTTTCAGCACAGAAACACAGTAG